One part of the Amphiura filiformis chromosome 5, Afil_fr2py, whole genome shotgun sequence genome encodes these proteins:
- the LOC140153711 gene encoding E3 ubiquitin-protein ligase Midline-1-like, whose amino-acid sequence MRAHNSVGWSPWSTILLLKTKEETMPKTQKEPVIEGAAASGRGAPRIDISRTEVGGEIVMLQWNPCQGMTSDAHIVAYCTTDTGREDWIYIVTQDQENSFVVSGLSPGTAYLFKVGSCSKQGFSDWSRKVKIKLGEQKLPTQQFQKVQQVNETSFALDKQTAHPCLLLSGKSIVHPSNACPSISDFFTDNCYSVFGTATFNSRNGGVFYWEVIIHGEGSKVRIGVAEPNVNMSQLVGSSPDAWVLVMDARKPSNRQGSFVMYGNQVHKSGGQWIPFTKYIGVQLDFNKREIIFIEYNGPRHLPLHVPLIVFSFILRIS is encoded by the exons ACCTGTGATTGAGGGAGCAGCAGCATCTGGAAGAGGAGCGCCCCGTATAGACATATCTCGTACTGAAGTAGGTGGTGAGATAGTTATGTTGCAATGGAATCCATGTCAAGGTATGACATCTGATGCACATATTGTGGCATATTGCACAACAGACACTGGCAGAGAGGATTGGATCTATATTGTAACTCAG GACCAAGAAAACTCCTTTGTAGTCAGTGGATTGTCTCCAGGTACAGCTTATCTCTTCAAGGTTGGTAGCTGCAGTAAGCAAGGCTTCTCTGATTGGAGCAGGAAAGTCAAGATCAAACTTGGTGAACAGAAATTACCTACACAACAATTTCAAAAAGTCCAACAAGTTAATG AAACCAGTTTTGCTTTGGACAAGCAGACGGCTCATCCCTGTCTACTGCTCTCAGGGAAGTCCATCGTCCATCCATCTAATGCCTGTCCTTCTATATCTGACTTCTTCACTGATAATTGCTACAGTGTGTTTGGTACAGCGACATTCAACAGTCGCAATGGTGGTGTGTTTTACTGGGAGGTGATTATTCATGGAGAAGGCAGCAAG GTAAGGATCGGTGTAGCAGAGCCTAATGTCAACATGAGTCAACTTGTAGGTAGTAGCCCTGATGCATGGGTCCTAGTCATGGATGCCAGAAAACCAAGCAATCGCCAGGGAAGCTTTGTCATGTATGGCAACCAGGTGCACAAGTCAGGTGGCCAGTGGATTCCCTTCACCAAGTACATTGGTGTTCAACTAGATTTCAATAAAAGGGAAATCATCTTCATTGAGTACAACGGTCCCCGACACCTTCCACTCCACGTACCTCTCATAGTTTTCAGTTTCATCCTCCGGATCAGTTGA